TCCCAGAACGACTATAACAGGTATCAATACACCTAATCCGAGAATTGCGATGAGTCCCCAGTCTGTATCTATACTACACATATTCACTTATTCATCAACTACCGCTGATTGGGAGGAATAAAGTGTTATTGCACAGCGAGTCGTTCGTCGCTATCAGACTCGCTGGAGTCGTCTAATTCGAGTGTAACCGCAAACTCGATTCGGTCGTAAGGGACGACGGGCCGTTTGGCGCGGCCGTCTTGTTCGAGTGAGATGATGCCATACTCTTCAAAGAGATGGACATCATCGTTCACTTCCTTGGGGTTGCGATCTACGAGCCGCGACAGGGCTCGCATACTCTCAGGTTCCTCTTCCATTACCGCCTTGAGTAGTTCAAGACGTGTCCCGGTGAGGATCCGAGCAATCCGCTCTGGATCGCTAAAGCTCACCGTATCAGGACCTGGATCTTCCCCTTCGTCGACAGCCGCAGCAGTCGTAAGGACATCATCCTTGAACGACTCCCACGGCTTTGCTTCGATCCGAAGTACGGACTCAGCATCCTCCTTCGAACCGAGTTCTTGAGGGGTCATCGTTGATAGTTTCCAGTGTAGTCTCGTTGGTTCACTAGGCTGCACAGCAGCATGGTTCGCCGGACAAAGCGAGGAGTATCGACCCTCACTTTGCCCGGGGAGCGATGCAGGCTTTCCGACTGTCTCAGGGGTGAACAGCCCCAAACCTGTGCCAACTGCGAAATTTCTATCGAAGTCGGCATCCGGTGGGGTGCTCTCGCAAGTCTGTCGAGCACGAGCGCCTACTCGGCAATTCCGTCGGTTATACCGTTGTGTTCCATGTGTTATCACCTCTTTTCCCCGCCCGGCAGTTGAGCCGTGAAGAGAGTGTGGATCGCTCTCTCCAGGCGCTATACAGTTGGGGGCAACCTGGCTAGTGACCGACTGTGTCCGCGCAGTACTATCCGACAGAGTCGTCCAGTTCCTCCACCATATCAAGAAACTGGTCGAGGTGTTCCCGCCACGACTGACGAGGCGTAGAGTACAGGTCAACAGCGTCACTAACGCTTGCGTGATACCGGTGAGACACACCTCCTTTGTTCGTCGCGTATAGGAGCTCGCGCCCTCCCGGCCCTGTGAGGGTGCACTCGTATGCTCGGTCGTGTGGAATATCCTCATCATCTGTCGCGTCTGTGTGTGTGATTTCGATCAGGCTGCCACCCGGAGTTTCGTATGTGTCGTTTACGGACGACATGTTCACGCCCGGGCGGGCATGTTGGGGTACGACCCCCACAATAATCAATGTTGGGGTTGGACCCATACATAGTAGGCAGATATATGTCCGTTGATTTTTAGAACCGCACCAGGTCTCCTACCTCCCAGTTAACAGATTAGGTCCCTGTGTTGACCTGCTTTGCCTCCTTTCCGCTACGAACGAGAGACAATATAACAGACATTCGAGGTGACTAGTCGAATCCGAATGGGAGTGAGCCGTCGTACTCTTTTATGAACTCAATCGCATCTTCACAGGAAGTGAGGCGTATATTCTCACGACCGCCGCCGCCGTAGCGTTCGAATGGCAGAGATGGATCAGTACACATGACATCAATCACTTGCTTCCCGTCACCCTGTTCATCTGAAGGGAGCCATCCCACTGCTGTCTGTACTGATACCTTCCGGGAACCCACGATCCTCTTTCTCAGCGCCTTCTGTGCGAGCTTCACACCAATGGCTGTGGGGTCATTGTGGTTACTAACCCCTTCTAATGTATTTGAAATATCCAGTCACCATGCGAGTAAACGCATTAAAGATACAAATAAGTGTTGCCAGAGACAACACTGATGTACTTAGTGACTACTGGTTTGGACTCAATTCAGACAACAATGTCCTTTATCCAAACATTTATCCATACATAGGCCATTGAATAAGATGCGAAGTGCCCCACCGAGGGCAGCGATCCCCTGTGTCTCCCGCAGTGGGATCAGATGAGCCCCCTCCTCTACCGAGCAGCTAATCTCGGCAGCTCAACGCATCCGACAATGAAAGTTAAAGGATGAAGTTCCTCTTGCAATACCTAGCCAACCAGATATTGCGATAAAGAGAAGAATACGCGTGGCTGCTGCTGATTAG
The nucleotide sequence above comes from Haloarcula rubripromontorii. Encoded proteins:
- a CDS encoding HVO_A0114 family putative DNA-binding protein, with the protein product MTPQELGSKEDAESVLRIEAKPWESFKDDVLTTAAAVDEGEDPGPDTVSFSDPERIARILTGTRLELLKAVMEEEPESMRALSRLVDRNPKEVNDDVHLFEEYGIISLEQDGRAKRPVVPYDRIEFAVTLELDDSSESDSDERLAVQ